In the genome of Neovison vison isolate M4711 chromosome 3, ASM_NN_V1, whole genome shotgun sequence, one region contains:
- the ZNF397 gene encoding zinc finger protein 397 isoform X1, producing MVILQLLPEVPSIQLQPMEIHFNYESQEHHLLSGGETKTKIGEVTSEEEITTKIEPLPEESGNPRDDVLQDSECRGFCEFGDKLNEKDQNFFKRRQHNCDECGQSFAWSTGLIRHRRTHWEKPYECDKCGKAFSVSSALVLHQRIHTGEKPYPCTWCIKSFSRSSDLIKHQRVHTGEKPYQCDECGKAFSQSSDLIIHQRIHTGEKPYQCSHCSKSFSQRSDLVKHQRIHTGEKPYTCNQCNKHFSQSSDVIKHQRIHTGEKPYKCDVCGKAFSQSSDLILHQRIHTGEKPYPCNQCNKSFSQNSDLIKHRRIHTGEKPYKCNECGKAFNQSSVLILHQRIHTGEKPYPCNQCSKTFSRLSDLMNHQRIHTGEKPYPCSQCSKMFSRRSDLVKHHRIHTGEKPYECDECGKTFSQSSNLILHQRIHTGEKPYPCSDCTKSFSRRSDLVKHQRIHTGEKPYACNQCNKSFSQSSDLTKHQRVHSGEKPYHCDHCEKAFSQSSDLILHQRIHTGEKPYPCTQCSKSFSQNSDLIKHQRIHTGEKPYQCPECGKAFSQCSALILHQRIHTGEKPYSCDQCGKSFSRRSDLINHQRIHAGEKPCKCDACGKAFGTCSELTEHQGIHTGERPHMCVQCNRSFSQLSELINHETVHSEEDRLSVINVGKPSEYSQTLFHTRDTIPEKNVRNAIDYENGFNQCSTLVLH from the coding sequence GTGGTGAGACTAAGACCAAGATTGGAGAGGTGACTTCAGAGGAGGAAATTACAACAAAAATTGAACCATTGCCTGAAGAGTCTGGCAACCCCAGAGATGATGTTCTCCAGGATTCTGAATGCAGAGGATTTTGTGAATTTGGGGATAAATTAAATGAGAAGGatcaaaatttctttaaaagaagacaGCATAACTGTGATGAATGTGGGCAAAGCTTTGCTTGGAGTACAGGCCTTATTAGGCATCGAAGAACCCATtgggagaaaccctatgaatgtgaTAAGTGTGGAAAGGCTTTTAGTGTGAGCTCAGCTCTGGTTctgcatcagagaattcatactggagagaaaccctatccTTGTACTTGGTGCATTAAAAGTTTCAGTCGGAGCTCAGACCTTATTAAACACCAAAGAGTCCACACTGGCGAAAAACCTTATCAATGtgatgaatgtgggaaagccttcagtcaGAGTTCTGATCTCATCATCCATCAGAGAATCCATACAGGAGAAAAACCCTATCAGTGCAGTCACTGTAGTAAAAGTTTTAGCCAGCGCTCAGATCTGGTTAAGCATCAGAGAATCCATACTGGAGAGAAGCCTTATACATGTAACCAGTGTAACAAACATTTTAGTCAGAGTTCTGATGTTATAAAACATCAAAGAATCCACACTGGGGAGAAACCATATAAATGTGATGTGTGTGGAAAAGCCTTCAGCCAGAGCTCAGATCTTATTCtgcatcagagaattcacaccGGGGAGAAACCATATCCATGTAATCAGTGTAACAAAAGTTTCAGTCAAAACTCAGATCTTATTAAACATCGAAGGatccacactggagagaaaccctataaatgtaatgaatgtggtaAAGCTTTTAATCAGAGCTCAGTCCTTATTCtgcatcagagaattcacactggagagaaaccctatccATGTAATCAGTGTAGCAAAACCTTCAGTAGACTTTCAGATCTCATGaatcatcagagaattcacactggagagaaaccttacccaTGTAGCCAGTGCAGCAAAATGTTTAGTCGAAGATCAGACCTTGTTAAACATCATAGAATTCATACAGGAGAGAAGCCCTATGAATGTGATGAGTGTGGGAAAACCTTTAGTCAGAGCTCAAATCTTATTCTCCATCAGAGAatccacactggagagaaaccctatccATGCAGTGATTGTACTAAAAGTTTTAGTCGTCGTTCAGACCTCGTTAAACATCAAAGAATACACACTGGAGAGAAGCCGTATGCATGTAATCAGTGCAATAAAAGTTTCAGTCAAAGCTCAGACCTCACCAAACATCAGAGAGTGCACTCTGGGGAAAAGCCCTATCATTGTGATCATTGTGAGAAAGCCTTCAGCCAGAGTTCTGACCTTATTcttcatcagagaattcacactggagaaaaaccATACCCATGCACACAGTGCAGCAAAAGTTTCAGCCAGAACTCAGACCTTATCAAACACCAGAGAATCCACACTGGGGAAAAACCCTATCAATGTCCTGAGTGTGGAAAGGCTTTTAGTCAGTGCTCAGCTCTTATCCTACATCAGAGGATCCACACTGGAGAAAAACCATATTCATGTGATCAGTGTGGCAAAAGCTTTAGTCGGCGCTCTGATCTCATTAACCATCAAAGAATCCATGCTGGTGAAAAGCCATGTAAATGTGATGCATGTGGGAAAGCCTTCGGCACATGCTCTGAGCTTACTGAACACCAGGGAATCCACACTGGGGAGAGACCCCACATGTGTGTCCAGTGCAACAGAAGTTTTAGCCAGCTCTCTGAGCTTATTAATCATGAGACAGTCCATTCTGAGGAAGACAGGCTAAGTGTGATaaatgtgggaaaaccttcagaGTATTCACAGACTTTATTTCATACCAGAGACACTATACCAGAAAAAAATGTTAGGAATGCTATTGATTATGAAAATGGTTTTAATCAGTGCTCAACTCTTGTGCTACATTAA